The DNA window AAATGCTAGGTAATTTAGAAAACCAAATAACAAAATTGACTTTTCTCTGCAATGAAAATTTCATCTATTCAGTTTACCTCCGCAACTGCAAAGATTCTTAAGGAGTGATGTCATGCCAATTCTTGCTTTtctgtgttttttttttgttttagtttTTTTATGGAGGCACACTGTGTCAGAAGACTCTGCGAAGTCTTTGATGTGTTGGAGGCTTTGGTTGTGGCCATAAAACCTCTTGCAAATAAGCAGCAACTATCCGTTGAACTATGTGATCTTTCGAGGTCTTCACAGGTTGCAGTTGATGAACCTGCTTTGCGGCAGGCATTGAGCAACTTGATTGAGGGTTCTTTATTGCGCATAGAAATTGAAGGAAAAGTTGAAATTATGTCTACTGAAACACCAGCAGGTGCCCTTATCATCATTGACGATGATGGACTTGATATGCACTATATGGTAATGGTTTTTTTCTTACCTACTAGTTGAGTAGATCTTCTTGTTCTGTTTGTAAAGTCATTCACTCGGTATTGCATTCTTTTCTAGCATAAGTATCTTGGCTGGAAACTACTCCTTTAATTTCTTTCAGACACAGATGCATTCACTTGCACCATTTGGAGCAGATCTATTAGCTGGAGATAGAATAGAAGACAATATGAGTTGGAACTTCATCGCTGGGTTGACTGTTGCTCGAGAGATACTGGAGAGTTACGTTCGTGCTGTCCGTGTTCTCTCTCCGAGGAATGTGGAGACACCGGTCGGAGCAGGTGGTACCCGTATCGAGCTTTGGCTACCCTTATCCCCTCCTACATCATCCGATAGAGGGCTTGGCTCGGGATGCctgaaaagtaaataaaaagTCTCTGAGCTTTAAATATTCACTGCGATGTATGTTGAATGATGGTTTTATCTATCTTAAAACGACAATTCCAGGACTTAACATTATAGAACCGTAGATCACAAACTTACAATCAAAAGCCTGTGTTACTTTTCAGACTTAATTGGTTTGGACTCTGCTCATGTACACGCTCACTTGCACACCTAttataaattttcatttttttttttcagttttcGAATCCATTCATGGTTCTGTACCCACCACCGCGTGCAAAATCATGGCAGAACGCGTGGCCTTGGTTCCTTGCACCTGCTCTCAATTTTGATCTCAACTAAATAGTTGAGATAATCGTAACTAAATAGTCATATCTGAGAATGATCGAGTTGCTTTCAGCGATCAAGAACAAGCATCCACACCACCTTCGCCATTGGCTTAAACCCATAAACCAGGGCTTACCTTATATAGTGTACTAACTGGCAACATTTCTAAAAGCAaacaaagatctccgaaatccATAATGGGGCTGTCATATTTCTCCAATCCATCTGAAGGCATTCTGCCACTCCTAGTGATGGACACAGTCATGTCAGTGAATCATGTCAAGAACATGCTGCGACCATTTCTTCAAGTTGTAATTGGCGCCACAGCCCCGGATCAAGAATCCGAGGAAGAATACTCCGGTGACGACTCGGTGGCCAAAAGGGTCTCCGTTAAATGTTATAGTTCGCGGTGGAGGAACCAGTGTGACGGTGGCGGTAACAAGTGGGCGGCACAACATGAAGACTCTACTTGTGCTCTAATCATTTGTCGGATTGTCAATCCGATAATTCTATTAGATTAATTCAATATTTCGCTTTATAATTGAACGCCTTGGAATTGATCATAATTGCTAATTTCAAACTTATTTTATCCACAAGTTATTCATGCAATTCAAGTTTTAATGAGATTGAGCTTTTTTTTACTTTTGTAACCATtagttttataaatttattttatataaatacaCATTATATTTTATCCCACTCAATCCCTTATATATTTACACGATCTACATTTACATGGACATAATGTTTTCCAGCCTAGACCAGCGATGCATCACCATCATTATTTAAATgtatgaacataataataaattgATAAAAACAAAGAAACGACCGAACAAACCAACTAACCAAGACATTATTTCTTACTCCctacaaattatatttaagataATTATTGGCATTTGCATCAATCAATGGACATCCATTTGCTCAACTCAAACTTCTCGTGCTTAAATTCGATGAATTTCTCAGCTTCGGCATCGATACTCTTTCCGCATATATCGACGTTATCATCTTTACGGGTGTTCCAGAAATATCGTCCCTTTGTACCCTTTCCGGCACCTGGCTTGACTACTTGATCACGATCAGGTGCATGAGACTTTGCATGGAGGCTTCGGATTTCGAAGTCGGTAACATTTCTGATCGTTTGTGGCATATGCTCGAGTTCATAAAGATCGTAAGCATCCAAGGGAGAGGTTGATCTCGCATGGAGCATCAAATTCCTTTTGTTTTCCATCTTTTTATCCTTAGTTTGTGAGGTTTTGTGGGTATCTACCATATATGTAAGATTTGATGATGATAATTGATACGGACGTTATTGATGCAATAACTATTTATATAGTACGTGTGGTTTCTTAACTTGATCGGTAAGATAGAATCTGATTCTCTTTTTGTCAGAAGTGTCAAAAATAAACACTACGTTAGGTTCTAATCacttgaaaactcaaaaaagGCTCTTTTTGGATACAAATATTTGGAATTTTCTTTGAATTTGAAAAAATGAgtatacatatataattatgatatgacgTACATCTTTTGTTAGATGTCGCAAGATGTTCACGATAATATCTTTTAGTGAAACATCACATTAAATAATTGCACGATGTTCGCAAAAACATCCTCTAGGGCAATCCAGGGTAACAACCACTACAATAATAAATGCTTatggtgacattcataaatgtcatcatattcaatatttagtgacatttaagttttagtgaTACCTCCAACAAATGTCGTATATTccaatgtcgtcttaaacttcctgacattttttaatgtcattataagatgttaatgacaacttcatacgtgttactaattattaatataacgacaattttaaatgtcaagaaaattcatgttttaaatacatttatacatgtcttgttattatagtaataatgacaaatttatatgttAGTTAAAATCATTTCTAATGAGAAAtaaaagtgtcgtgtatgttatttatagtgacaataacaaatgtgggaatatttgggttggataaatatAGGAGGAGGGAAAAATAGGtaaaataaatgtgagaataaaaaaacatattagattagttatcgtgacatttttaattatgtcattttttatatggagggaaacaattattttccctcctccaaaatttatccaacccaaatattcccacatttatttatagtgacaatttttaggtttttaatgattttttacgatgtgggaacaataattgtttccctccatataaataatgacatcaattaaaaatgtcaggataactaatctaatatatttttttattttacacattattaattttttacaagtgtcattattaagtatttgtaacaacatttaattaaaagtgtctACAAAAAAATGTCACAATAaccatttattgttgtagtaAACATTCTACATGTGTGGGAAATTATAAGATAGATATGAAA is part of the Primulina tabacum isolate GXHZ01 chromosome 18, ASM2559414v2, whole genome shotgun sequence genome and encodes:
- the LOC142532425 gene encoding uncharacterized protein LOC142532425 → MGLSYFSNPSEGILPLLVMDTVMSVNHVKNMLRPFLQVVIGATAPDQESEEEYSGDDSVAKRVSVKCYSSRWRNQCDGGGNKWAAQHEDSTCALIICRIVNPIILLD
- the LOC142533655 gene encoding chloroplast sensor kinase, chloroplastic-like, with translation MRHVYDKTGRNGVCYKAARNAPVEFVQRIEKGSGEKNKAFVLPSPDFQRLCVEQLDLFRRIFNPDAVLSKAKLLQQSSWQNNVRMGDLVEQISYDIVEDILLQADCMTDTLQQLQDAVYTTKNMRRSAGAQPKSISSSYPIASQLKRPTAHHKNLIGDYQRLCEVFDVLEALVVAIKPLANKQQLSVELCDLSRSSQVAVDEPALRQALSNLIEGSLLRIEIEGKVEIMSTETPAGALIIIDDDGLDMHYMTQMHSLAPFGADLLAGDRIEDNMSWNFIAGLTVAREILESYVRAVRVLSPRNVETPVGAGGTRIELWLPLSPPTSSDRGLGSGCLKSK